One genomic region from Streptomyces sp. Li-HN-5-11 encodes:
- a CDS encoding fructosamine kinase family protein — protein MTARGTARPAAGAGEGPGAAAARLTGRPVAGEHTLSGTLAEVTLDDGRVVMVKRGEDPGAVRAEAAGLRWLSGAGAVRVPAVLGHDRHWLVTERIPSGRPTARGAVQFGRDLAELHAAGAPAFGSPPPGGPEEAYIGLAPMRNVPGSDWPRWYADHRVLPYLRRAVEAGTLSRSEADVIERALERLPSLAGPAEPPARLHGDLWNGNVLWGDDGEVRLIDPAAHGGHRETDLAMLHLFGCPHLDRVLDGYQDAAPLADGWADRVGLHQLFPLLVHAVLFGRGYAEQAVAAARSASA, from the coding sequence ATGACGGCCCGCGGGACCGCCCGGCCGGCGGCCGGAGCCGGCGAGGGCCCCGGTGCCGCCGCGGCCCGGCTGACCGGGCGACCGGTGGCCGGGGAGCACACGCTGTCCGGGACGCTTGCCGAGGTGACGCTGGACGACGGCCGGGTGGTGATGGTCAAGCGCGGTGAGGACCCGGGCGCGGTGCGGGCCGAGGCCGCGGGGCTGCGCTGGCTCTCGGGCGCGGGTGCGGTGCGGGTGCCCGCGGTGCTCGGTCACGACCGGCACTGGCTGGTGACCGAACGGATCCCCTCCGGCCGGCCGACTGCCCGAGGGGCGGTCCAGTTCGGCCGTGACCTGGCCGAACTGCACGCCGCCGGCGCTCCGGCCTTCGGGTCCCCGCCGCCCGGCGGCCCCGAGGAGGCGTACATCGGGCTCGCCCCGATGCGCAACGTCCCCGGCAGCGACTGGCCGCGCTGGTACGCCGATCACCGCGTCCTGCCCTACCTTCGCCGAGCGGTGGAAGCCGGCACCCTGAGCCGCTCCGAGGCCGACGTGATCGAACGCGCCCTGGAGCGGCTGCCCTCACTCGCCGGGCCCGCCGAACCACCCGCGCGACTGCACGGCGACCTGTGGAACGGCAACGTGCTGTGGGGGGACGACGGCGAGGTCCGGCTGATCGATCCGGCCGCGCACGGCGGACACCGTGAGACCGACCTGGCGATGCTGCATCTCTTCGGCTGCCCGCACCTGGACCGGGTGCTGGACGGATACCAGGACGCGGCCCCCCTCGCCGACGGCTGGGCGGACCGCGTCGGGCTGCACCAGCTCTTCCCGCTGCTGGTGCACGCGGTGCTGTTCGGGCGAGGGTACGCCGAACAGGCGGTCGCGGCCGCCCGGAGCGCCTCCGCGTGA
- a CDS encoding GAF and ANTAR domain-containing protein, with protein sequence MDWREFAEEMARLARRLLAQDSTQETLDEIVSAAVDLIDGCEAAGILAVRKGRAVTLASRGDMVEESDRVQGELCEGPCFDAARRLNGDRMFRISDMTQPQPTWQRYAPAARELGIGSMMGFLLYTEDEDFGALNLYSGKPGVFTRGSETAGWLLASHAAVALSTARTVDQLEHALETRHAIGEAMGMLRERHRLSEEDAFAVLRRISQHHNIKLRDVAQSIRAEAADKT encoded by the coding sequence ATGGACTGGCGCGAGTTCGCCGAGGAGATGGCCCGGCTCGCCCGGCGCCTGCTGGCCCAGGACTCCACCCAGGAGACGCTGGACGAGATCGTCTCGGCGGCGGTCGACCTGATCGACGGCTGCGAGGCCGCGGGGATCCTGGCCGTGCGCAAGGGCCGCGCGGTGACCCTCGCCTCCCGCGGTGACATGGTGGAGGAGTCCGACCGGGTGCAGGGTGAGCTGTGCGAAGGGCCCTGCTTCGACGCCGCCCGGCGCCTCAACGGCGACCGGATGTTCCGTATCTCGGACATGACGCAGCCGCAGCCGACCTGGCAGCGCTACGCGCCGGCCGCCCGTGAGCTGGGCATCGGCAGCATGATGGGCTTCCTGCTGTACACCGAGGACGAGGACTTCGGCGCGTTGAATCTCTACTCCGGCAAACCCGGCGTCTTCACCCGGGGGAGCGAGACGGCCGGCTGGCTGCTCGCCTCGCACGCGGCCGTCGCACTGTCCACTGCCCGGACCGTCGACCAGCTGGAACACGCGCTGGAGACCCGCCATGCCATCGGCGAGGCCATGGGCATGCTGCGGGAGAGGCACCGGCTGAGCGAGGAGGACGCCTTCGCCGTGCTGCGCCGCATCTCCCAGCACCACAACATCAAACTCCGCGACGTCGCCCAGTCCATCCGCGCCGAGGCGGCTGACAAGACCTGA
- a CDS encoding metallophosphoesterase, with protein sequence MIRIAAVGDIHMAPESRSTLRPAFETLPECADVLLLAGDLTRHGTPEEARVVADEIRHLAVPVVAVLGNHDHHDERPEEVTAILEDAGAQVLEGRGVVVPCGEARVGIAGTKGFGGGFVGACAGEFGEPLMKEFVRYTRRCADGLRTCLQQLDEQDCDVRIALTHYSPVPETLAGEPLEIYPFLGSYLLAEAIDTAGADLAVHGHAHAGTENGMTSGGVRVRNVAQPVIGRAFHVYHVHAREPVPAGAREEGAG encoded by the coding sequence ATGATCCGGATAGCAGCCGTCGGAGACATCCACATGGCGCCCGAGAGCCGGAGCACGCTGCGGCCCGCCTTCGAGACGCTCCCCGAGTGCGCCGACGTCCTGCTGCTGGCCGGGGACCTCACCCGGCACGGCACGCCGGAGGAGGCCCGGGTGGTGGCAGACGAGATCCGGCACCTGGCGGTACCGGTGGTGGCGGTCCTCGGCAACCACGACCACCACGACGAACGCCCGGAGGAGGTCACCGCCATCCTGGAGGACGCCGGCGCGCAGGTCCTGGAGGGACGGGGCGTCGTCGTCCCCTGCGGCGAGGCACGCGTCGGCATCGCCGGCACGAAGGGGTTCGGCGGCGGCTTCGTGGGCGCCTGCGCGGGCGAGTTCGGCGAGCCGCTGATGAAGGAGTTCGTCCGGTACACGCGCCGCTGCGCCGACGGCCTGCGCACGTGCCTTCAACAGCTGGACGAGCAGGACTGCGACGTACGGATCGCCCTCACCCACTACTCCCCCGTGCCCGAGACGCTGGCCGGCGAGCCGCTGGAGATCTACCCGTTCCTCGGCAGCTATCTGCTGGCCGAGGCGATCGACACGGCCGGCGCCGATCTCGCCGTGCACGGCCATGCGCACGCCGGTACGGAGAACGGCATGACCAGCGGCGGTGTACGGGTGCGCAATGTCGCCCAGCCGGTCATCGGGCGGGCGTTCCACGTCTACCACGTGCACGCCCGCGAACCGGTGCCGGCCGGCGCGCGCGAAGAGGGAGCCGGCTGA
- a CDS encoding acetate uptake transporter, protein MTEDTRGPAPEKSRVVDPRPVVFADPAPLGLAGFALTTLLLSIVNTNLLKETGAIFVVLGLAAFYGGLAQFVAGLFEFRRGNTFGATAFGSYGAFWLSYWWIVPRLALGGDVHNAVGLYLLGWGIFTAFMAVAALRTTLAVLGVFVLLAPTFVLLAIGEFQGGAPPHVATEIGGWFGIATGLVAWYAAAASVINETHGREVLPTWPNRVPRTAAREHPTTEDPTAEQH, encoded by the coding sequence ATGACCGAGGACACAAGAGGCCCCGCCCCTGAGAAGTCGCGCGTCGTGGACCCGCGCCCGGTGGTCTTCGCGGACCCGGCCCCCCTGGGCCTGGCGGGCTTCGCGCTGACGACTCTGCTGCTGTCCATCGTCAACACCAACCTCCTGAAGGAGACCGGCGCGATCTTCGTCGTGCTCGGCCTCGCCGCGTTCTACGGCGGCCTGGCCCAGTTCGTCGCGGGACTCTTCGAATTCCGCCGCGGCAACACCTTCGGCGCGACGGCCTTCGGGTCCTACGGCGCGTTCTGGCTGTCGTACTGGTGGATCGTGCCGCGCCTCGCCCTCGGCGGCGACGTGCACAACGCCGTGGGGCTGTACCTCCTCGGGTGGGGCATCTTCACCGCCTTCATGGCCGTGGCCGCGCTACGGACGACCCTCGCCGTGCTCGGCGTGTTCGTGCTGCTGGCGCCCACCTTCGTCCTCCTGGCCATCGGAGAGTTCCAGGGCGGTGCCCCGCCGCACGTGGCGACGGAGATCGGCGGCTGGTTCGGCATCGCGACAGGACTCGTGGCCTGGTACGCGGCGGCCGCCTCCGTGATCAACGAGACCCACGGCCGGGAGGTGCTGCCGACGTGGCCCAACCGGGTACCGCGCACGGCGGCGCGGGAGCACCCCACAACGGAGGACCCCACGGCGGAGCAACACTAG
- a CDS encoding alkaline phosphatase family protein, whose translation MAELTRRRLLGSAAGALGGAAALSLLPPSVQKAVAAEPPRHSSLHDIEHVVLLMQENRSFDHYFGTLSGVRGFGDQHALKLSTGRSVFYQPDSVNPKGYLLPFHLDTHRSSAQAIPSTSHAWSVQHEAWNGGKMDRWLPAHRKADGVNGPYVMGYYTREDIPFHFALAETFTICDNHFCSVFGPTWPNRLMWMTGTIDPGGTRGGPVLSNVAPTPYRWTTYAERLQAAGVSWKVYQQDDDYGCNMLEQFAAFRNAQPGSGLYERGVRPQPEGTFEDDARADRLPAVSWIVPTSYQSEHPDYLPAAGADFVASKIEAIASNPKVWRKTAFILNYDENDGLFDHVPPPTPPAGTADEFVKGLPIGAGFRVPAIVVSPWTVGGWVATEAFDHTSALRFLERFTGVEEPNISAWRRRTFGDFTSPFRFSDSRPRPPRLPDDTAEQLEKAKEEVATLPKPTLPGAAQAFPRQEKGHRPHL comes from the coding sequence ATGGCCGAGTTGACACGCCGTAGACTCCTGGGGTCGGCCGCCGGCGCGCTGGGCGGCGCCGCGGCTCTCTCCCTCCTCCCGCCGAGCGTCCAGAAGGCCGTCGCCGCCGAACCGCCGCGGCACAGCTCGCTCCACGACATCGAGCACGTGGTCCTGCTGATGCAGGAGAACCGTTCGTTCGACCACTACTTCGGCACCCTGTCGGGCGTCCGCGGCTTCGGAGACCAGCACGCACTCAAGCTCAGTACGGGGCGTTCCGTCTTCTACCAGCCGGACTCCGTGAACCCCAAGGGCTACCTCCTGCCCTTCCACCTCGACACCCACAGGTCCAGCGCCCAGGCCATCCCCTCGACGAGCCACGCCTGGTCGGTGCAGCACGAGGCGTGGAACGGCGGCAAGATGGACCGCTGGCTGCCGGCGCACCGCAAGGCCGACGGCGTCAACGGCCCCTACGTCATGGGCTACTACACGCGCGAGGACATACCGTTCCACTTCGCGCTCGCCGAGACCTTCACCATCTGCGACAACCACTTCTGCTCGGTCTTCGGCCCGACCTGGCCCAACCGCCTGATGTGGATGACCGGGACGATCGATCCCGGCGGGACCAGGGGCGGTCCGGTCCTCAGCAACGTGGCGCCGACGCCGTACCGCTGGACGACGTACGCGGAGCGGCTGCAGGCCGCCGGGGTGAGCTGGAAGGTGTACCAGCAGGACGACGACTACGGTTGCAACATGCTGGAGCAGTTCGCCGCCTTCAGGAACGCGCAGCCGGGCTCCGGCCTGTACGAGCGGGGCGTGCGGCCCCAGCCGGAGGGCACCTTCGAGGACGACGCTCGGGCCGACCGCCTTCCCGCCGTGTCGTGGATCGTGCCCACCAGCTACCAGTCGGAGCACCCGGACTACCTGCCGGCCGCCGGCGCGGACTTCGTGGCGTCGAAGATCGAGGCGATCGCCTCGAACCCCAAGGTGTGGCGGAAGACCGCGTTCATCCTCAACTACGACGAGAACGACGGCCTGTTCGACCACGTGCCGCCGCCGACCCCGCCCGCCGGGACAGCGGACGAGTTCGTCAAGGGCCTGCCGATCGGCGCTGGTTTCCGCGTCCCGGCCATCGTCGTCTCGCCCTGGACGGTGGGCGGCTGGGTGGCCACGGAGGCCTTCGACCACACGTCGGCGCTGCGCTTCCTGGAGCGGTTCACCGGCGTCGAGGAACCGAACATCAGCGCCTGGCGGCGGCGGACCTTCGGTGACTTCACCTCTCCCTTCCGCTTCTCCGACTCCCGCCCGCGCCCGCCCCGGCTGCCGGACGACACCGCGGAACAGCTGGAGAAGGCCAAGGAGGAGGTGGCGACCCTGCCGAAGCCGACACTGCCCGGCGCGGCCCAGGCCTTCCCCCGGCAGGAGAAGGGGCATCGGCCGCACCTGTGA
- a CDS encoding nucleotidyltransferase family protein produces MTRNGGDTASARRAGPPGLRLAAGGAEHPSHHAPHPEGQPLPRDRNQAILEAAKQVGALLKRKGHAFALAGSVAVYAHGGSENLQHDADFCVRPDDARQVADTLREGGLTVYTPPEDWLIKAKCFDQDIDIIFELAHEPVTLEMLTRAEELSVDSVRMPVLAPTDLLWSLVAAFSEHHCDFGAVLPIARALREKVDWDRVRRACGDEPMPAAFFFLLERLNVIAPQKEQKEQP; encoded by the coding sequence ATGACACGGAACGGAGGCGACACGGCTTCCGCCCGGCGGGCGGGGCCTCCCGGCCTTCGTCTGGCGGCGGGCGGGGCAGAGCACCCGTCGCACCACGCGCCGCACCCGGAGGGACAGCCCCTCCCGCGGGATCGCAACCAGGCCATTCTGGAGGCGGCCAAACAGGTGGGCGCCCTCCTGAAGAGGAAGGGGCACGCCTTCGCGCTGGCGGGAAGCGTGGCCGTCTACGCGCACGGCGGCAGCGAGAACCTGCAGCACGACGCCGATTTCTGCGTACGGCCCGACGACGCCCGGCAGGTGGCGGACACCCTGCGCGAAGGCGGGCTGACCGTCTACACGCCGCCGGAGGACTGGCTGATCAAGGCCAAGTGCTTCGACCAGGACATCGACATCATCTTCGAACTGGCCCACGAGCCCGTCACCCTGGAGATGCTCACCCGCGCCGAGGAACTCTCGGTCGACTCGGTGCGCATGCCCGTGCTGGCGCCGACCGACCTGCTGTGGAGCCTGGTCGCCGCCTTCTCCGAACACCACTGCGACTTCGGAGCCGTCCTGCCCATCGCCCGCGCACTGCGGGAGAAGGTCGACTGGGACCGCGTACGGCGCGCCTGCGGGGACGAGCCCATGCCGGCCGCCTTCTTCTTCCTCCTCGAACGCCTGAACGTCATCGCCCCGCAGAAGGAGCAAAAGGAGCAGCCATGA
- a CDS encoding SpoIIE family protein phosphatase: protein MTGRVEEADRTATRLAELLADASTEAIGAAGGHAAGVYLRSGSPELLRLAVLAGLPGPLFRPWWRMHVDRRFPVADSYRLGLQVVLPNATETMRRYPQFAAGLPFQFGSLYVPVAGSSATFGVLTVLRSSVSDATEILSCRDRVVRLAADLGTALTDLEDGDPAAVAWDREPLCVRPPAPLGFEGRTGRFAWDPATDEVTADERFHALLGLPADEFPATGEVLAHSLVSDDGHRVRAALREAAAGRPPALPLPVRTGEGALRLMEFWTSYAAPSPGAYRVSGLVRDPGPGRVGDAAADLLPDGVFSVDRLGMILYANARAAQLLGRPRRQLVGRSLWESVPWLDHPTYEDHLRAALLSPNPVHFHVRRPAAGDRAGRTHRESGLLALSVHSGPDLLTFTVRPADRVADAPLEHLPEAARPQPADASLDPDAVPAARSAPDTPGAGSGAPVAGTAAHLYRPIVLAIALTEAVTARQVSAVVMRELLPAFGGNRLAIYLLQERHLYLAWETGFPKGFLKPFEGVGLDAHIPGVETLTTGRPLFFDSMDQLAATYPGIALDAEVGSRAFLPLIASGRPVGSCILGFDRPRGFSSDERTVLTALAGLIAHAMEKAQRYDTEAALARGLQQALLPRRLSVHPDVETAGRYLPGTQGMEVGGDWYDVVAAGDGLALVIGDVQGHGVQAAATMGQLRSAVRAFALGDRPPDEVMSGTNHLLIDLDPGQFASCCYLRLDPATGLARVARAGHPLPLLRHPDGRTEVCDIPGGVVLGVDTAAQYPVGELRLEAGAVLALYTDGLVERPGVDIDEGVSALRLALSRAGAAGGRAGEPSLTSVADRLTATARHTADRPDDIALLLAMRRAGPRRRS from the coding sequence ATGACGGGCAGAGTCGAGGAAGCGGACCGGACGGCCACGCGGTTGGCCGAGCTGCTCGCCGACGCCTCCACGGAGGCGATCGGCGCGGCCGGTGGCCACGCGGCCGGCGTCTACCTGCGGTCCGGCTCGCCCGAGCTGCTGCGGCTGGCCGTGCTCGCGGGGCTGCCGGGGCCGCTGTTCCGGCCCTGGTGGCGCATGCACGTCGACCGCCGCTTCCCCGTCGCCGACTCCTACCGGCTGGGACTGCAGGTGGTCCTCCCCAACGCCACCGAGACCATGCGCCGCTACCCGCAGTTCGCGGCCGGCCTGCCCTTCCAGTTCGGGTCCCTGTACGTGCCGGTCGCCGGCTCGTCGGCGACCTTCGGCGTGCTGACCGTCCTGCGCTCCTCCGTGTCGGACGCCACCGAGATACTTTCCTGCCGCGACCGCGTGGTCCGGCTCGCCGCGGACCTGGGTACGGCGCTGACGGACCTGGAGGACGGCGACCCTGCGGCGGTGGCGTGGGACAGGGAGCCCCTGTGCGTGCGGCCGCCCGCCCCCCTCGGCTTCGAGGGCCGGACCGGACGGTTCGCATGGGATCCGGCGACCGACGAGGTGACCGCCGACGAACGCTTCCACGCCCTGCTGGGCCTGCCCGCCGACGAGTTCCCGGCCACGGGCGAGGTCCTCGCGCACAGCCTGGTGTCCGACGACGGCCACCGGGTGCGCGCCGCCCTGCGGGAGGCAGCCGCGGGCAGGCCGCCCGCACTGCCGCTGCCCGTCCGCACGGGCGAGGGTGCGCTGCGGCTGATGGAGTTCTGGACGTCGTACGCAGCACCCTCGCCCGGCGCGTACCGGGTGAGCGGCCTCGTCCGCGATCCCGGTCCGGGCCGGGTGGGGGACGCGGCGGCCGACCTCCTCCCGGACGGTGTGTTCAGCGTGGACCGGCTGGGGATGATCCTCTACGCCAACGCGCGGGCCGCTCAGCTCCTGGGCCGGCCGCGCAGGCAGCTCGTCGGCCGCTCGCTGTGGGAGTCGGTGCCGTGGCTCGACCATCCGACGTACGAGGACCATCTGCGGGCGGCCCTGCTGTCACCGAACCCGGTGCACTTCCACGTCAGACGGCCGGCCGCAGGCGACCGCGCCGGACGCACGCACCGGGAGTCCGGGCTGCTCGCGCTGTCCGTCCACTCCGGCCCCGACCTGCTGACGTTCACCGTCCGCCCGGCCGACCGCGTGGCGGACGCGCCGCTCGAACACCTGCCGGAGGCAGCTCGTCCTCAGCCCGCCGACGCGTCCCTCGACCCCGACGCGGTACCCGCCGCCCGCTCCGCCCCCGACACGCCCGGAGCCGGCTCCGGCGCCCCCGTCGCCGGCACGGCGGCCCACCTGTACCGGCCGATCGTCCTCGCCATCGCGCTGACCGAGGCAGTCACCGCACGCCAGGTCTCGGCCGTGGTCATGCGGGAGCTGCTGCCGGCGTTCGGCGGCAACCGGCTCGCCATCTACCTGCTGCAGGAGCGGCACCTGTACCTGGCCTGGGAGACCGGCTTCCCCAAAGGCTTCCTCAAGCCCTTCGAGGGGGTCGGGCTGGACGCCCACATCCCCGGTGTGGAGACGCTCACCACCGGCCGCCCGCTCTTCTTCGACTCCATGGACCAGCTGGCAGCCACGTATCCGGGCATCGCCCTGGACGCCGAGGTGGGCTCGCGGGCCTTCCTGCCCCTGATCGCATCGGGGCGGCCGGTCGGGTCCTGCATCCTGGGCTTCGACCGTCCGCGCGGCTTCAGCAGCGACGAACGCACCGTCCTGACCGCACTCGCCGGGCTGATCGCCCACGCCATGGAGAAGGCGCAGCGCTACGACACGGAGGCCGCCCTCGCCCGTGGGCTGCAGCAGGCGCTCCTGCCCCGGCGCCTGTCGGTGCACCCGGACGTGGAGACCGCCGGAAGGTATCTGCCCGGCACCCAGGGCATGGAGGTCGGCGGGGACTGGTACGACGTCGTGGCGGCCGGAGACGGCCTCGCCCTGGTCATCGGTGACGTCCAGGGGCACGGGGTGCAGGCGGCCGCCACCATGGGCCAACTGCGCAGCGCGGTCAGGGCCTTCGCGCTCGGTGACCGGCCTCCCGACGAGGTGATGAGCGGCACCAACCACCTGCTGATCGACCTGGACCCGGGCCAGTTCGCGAGCTGCTGCTACCTGCGGCTGGATCCCGCCACCGGGCTGGCCCGGGTCGCACGGGCCGGACACCCGCTGCCGCTGCTGCGCCACCCCGACGGCCGTACCGAAGTCTGCGACATACCCGGTGGAGTCGTCCTCGGCGTCGACACGGCCGCCCAGTACCCGGTGGGCGAACTGCGGCTGGAAGCCGGCGCCGTCCTGGCGCTGTACACCGACGGGCTGGTCGAGCGGCCCGGCGTCGACATCGACGAGGGTGTCAGCGCGCTGCGGCTCGCCCTGTCCAGGGCCGGTGCCGCCGGCGGGCGGGCGGGCGAACCGTCCCTGACGAGCGTCGCCGACCGGCTCACCGCGACGGCCCGGCACACCGCCGACCGGCCCGACGACATCGCCCTGCTGCTCGCCATGCGGCGCGCCGGGCCGCGGCGACGGAGTTGA
- a CDS encoding low molecular weight protein-tyrosine-phosphatase, whose translation MHICFVCSGNICRSPSAALVFAEHLRRAGLGGSVRVSSAGIGPWHVGEPVDERAAEVLARHGYPVEHVAAQVGAEHLGADLFLAMDRGHDKALRRLVDDPSRVRLLRSFDPAAAGDLDVPDPYYGGPEGFDEVLVMIEAAMPGLLAWTRGRLAS comes from the coding sequence GTGCACATCTGTTTCGTCTGCAGCGGGAACATCTGCCGGTCGCCGTCCGCGGCACTGGTGTTCGCCGAGCATCTGCGCCGGGCGGGGCTGGGCGGGTCGGTGCGGGTCAGCAGCGCCGGCATCGGCCCGTGGCACGTCGGGGAGCCCGTCGACGAGCGGGCCGCCGAGGTGCTCGCCCGGCACGGCTACCCCGTGGAGCACGTCGCCGCGCAGGTCGGTGCCGAGCATCTGGGCGCGGATCTCTTCCTGGCCATGGACCGCGGTCACGACAAGGCGCTGCGGCGGCTCGTCGACGACCCGTCCCGCGTCCGGCTGCTGCGGTCCTTCGACCCGGCCGCGGCCGGCGACCTCGATGTGCCCGATCCGTACTACGGCGGTCCTGAGGGGTTCGACGAGGTGCTGGTCATGATCGAGGCCGCGATGCCCGGCCTGCTCGCCTGGACGCGCGGGCGCCTCGCGTCATGA